A genomic segment from Aspergillus chevalieri M1 DNA, chromosome 7, nearly complete sequence encodes:
- a CDS encoding uncharacterized protein (COG:S;~EggNog:ENOG410PPIK), producing the protein MSSNGLWTQALPDNKSMVQDSSPVAQRKDDKQEDKDRKEGNPERGPHSDNDFVQNPFYEIDKAHEERQRRESEIAEDRNSPYNDDDPTFMGFSPSPSPRRTKREPNNPKSTTKSQEESQISSVPESQWQEASENKEHKTDAPTEEHQLPHASQFSDIDFVDLTQFSPPASIEGSDEDSARSQRLRKGPGWVQKNIPPTKRRTRKSKDVNVSSPSSKGRRRRT; encoded by the coding sequence ATGTCCTCTAACGGACTCTGGACCCAGGCTTTACCGGACAACAAATCTATGGTGCAGGATTCTTCACCGGTTGCTCAGCGAAAGGATGATAAACAAGAAGATAAGGATCGAAAAGAAGGCAATCCCGAGCGCGGACCGCACTCAGATAATGACTTCGTCCAGAATCCATTCTACGAAATTGACAAGGCTCACGAGGAGCGTCAACGACGAGAATCAGAAATAGCAGAAGACCGAAACTCCCCCTATAACGACGACGACCCTACATTCATGGGCTTCTCTCCTTCCCCCTCTCCACGCAGGACGAAACGCGAGCCCAACAACCCCAAATCTACGACCAAATCCCAAGAGGAATCCCAAATAAGCTCCGTCCCGGAATCCCAATGGCAAGAAGCCAGTGAAAACAAAGAACACAAAACAGATGCACCGACGGAGGAACACCAACTACCACACGCATCCCAGTTCTCGGACATCGACTTCGTGGACCTGACTCAATTTAGTCCACCCGCGTCCATCGAGGGTAGTGATGAGGATTCCGCAAGGTCGCAGCGACTGCGGAAGGGTCCGGGATGggtgcagaagaatatcccgCCAACAAAGCGACGAACGAGGAAGTCGAAGGATGTTAATGTTAGCTCGCCGAGTTCAAaggggaggcggaggaggactTGA
- the nfr1 gene encoding putative AIF-like mitochondrial oxidoreductase (Nfrl) (COG:Q;~EggNog:ENOG410PIC8;~InterPro:IPR023753,IPR017941,IPR036922,IPR036188, IPR016156;~PFAM:PF07992,PF00355,PF00070;~go_function: GO:0016491 - oxidoreductase activity [Evidence IEA];~go_function: GO:0050660 - flavin adenine dinucleotide binding [Evidence IEA];~go_function: GO:0051537 - 2 iron, 2 sulfur cluster binding [Evidence IEA];~go_process: GO:0055114 - oxidation-reduction process [Evidence IEA]), with amino-acid sequence MHLPRSRIYLPLSSLKIVRYPPLSSSLFSLSSSSPSHQNTCHCGCRNSSICSCSCCVHPSLSLNQSRRYTSSSYPSSSSCCSSSLQTRPFTSTTKMPQEYLLKDLPTLSSIPNMEKVEAEVDGIQDGKVLVVRVNDQFHAMSPRCTHYGAPLKLGVVSPDGRITCPWHGACFNVCSGDVEDAPAPNALEKFEVFERDGGVWIRGDEKAVKAGQRNPVVKGSAEGEGGVVVVGGGSGTLGLIQAIRELKYKGPVTIISKEPNLIIDRTKLSKALIPDPEKLLWRPREWYENAAINTVSDEVTSVDFNQKTVKTKSGKDYPYTKLVLATGGIPRPLPLPGFKDLGNVFLLRFVTDVQAILNAVGEQKNKKIVIIGSSFIGMEVGNALAKENSVTIVGMDKVPMQSIMGDQVGRIFQSNLEKAGVSFKLSASVDKATPSPSDPTKVGAVHLKDGTELPADLVVLGVGVRPATDFLQNNPAITLEKDGSIKTTEHFAVPNLNEDVFAIGDIATYPYHGPGTDPAGTHTRIEHWNVAQNAGRSVARSITHSPAPLSSLKPKAFIPIFWSALGAQLRYCGNTPKGWDGLVLKGEPENAKFAAFYCLGETVVAVASMAMDPVMVKCAELMRRGNMPSKSEIEGGVDVLKVGVPEGVKI; translated from the exons ATGCATCTCCCCCGCTCGCGTATCTATCTACCCTTGTCCTCTTTAAAGATCGTTCGATATCCTCCTCTCTCCTcatctcttttttctctttcttcttcctccccttcTCATCAAAATACCTGTCACTGTGGCTGCCGCAATTCCAGCATCTGCTCGTGCTCGTGTTGCGTCCATCCATCGTTATCACTAAATCAATCTCGACGTTATACGTCTTCTTCATacccctcctcatcttcctgctGCTCATCCTCCTTACAAACCCGCCCATTCACATCAACCACCAAAATGCCCCAAGAATACCTCCTCAAAGACCTCCCCACCCTCTCCTCTATCCCCAACATGGAAAAGGTCGAAGCCGAAGTCGACGGTATCCAAGATGGCAAAGTCCTCGTCGTCCGCGTAAACGACCAGTTCCACGCCATGAGCCCCCGCTGCACGCACTATGGTGCTCCTTTGAAGCTGGGCGTCGTGTCTCCGGACGGACGGATTACTTGTCCGTGGCACGGGGCGTGTTTTAATGTGTGCAGTGGGGACGTGGAGGATGCGCCGGCGCCGAATGCGTTGGAGAAGTTTGAGGTTTTTGAGAGGGATGGGGGTGTTTGGATAAGGGGGGATGAGAAGGCTGTTAAGGCTGGGCAGAGGAATCCGGTCGTTAAGGGGAGtgcggagggggagggaggtgttgttgttgtgggagG TGGGAGTGGCACCTTGGGGCTTATCCAGGCTATTCGGGAATTGAAGTATAAGGGCCCAGTCACTATCATCTCCAAGGAACCAAACCTCATCATCGACCGCACCAAGCTGTCCAAGGCCCTAATCCCTGACCCTGAGAAGCTCCTCTGGCGACCTCGCGAGTGGTACGAGAATGCCGCCATCAATACCGTCTCTGACGAGGTCACCTCCGTCGACTTCAACCAGAAGACTGTCAAAACCAAATCCGGCAAAGATTACCCCTACACCAAGCTCGTCCTCGCAACCGGCGGCATCCCCcgtcccctccccctccccggCTTCAAAGACCTAGGCaacgtcttcctcctccgcttCGTAACAGACGTGCAAGCCATCCTCAACGCCGTCGGCGAgcaaaagaacaagaaaatcgtcatcatcggcaGCTCCTTCATCGGCATGGAAGTCGGCAACGCTCTCGCCAAAGAAAACTCCGTCACCATCGTCGGCATGGACAAAGTCCCCATGCAATCCATCATGGGCGACCAAGTCGGCCGCATCTTCCAATCCAACCTCGAAAAAGCAGGCGTTTCCTTCAAACTCTCCGCCTCCGTCGACAAGGCCACACCCTCCCCCTCAGACCCGACCAAAGTCGGCGCCGTCCACCTAAAAGACGGCACCGAGCTCCCAGCCGACCTCGTTGTCCTGGGCGTCGGCGTCCGCCCAGCAACCGACTTCCTGCAGAACAATCCCGCCATCACTCTCGAAAAAGACGGCTCCATCAAAACAACCGAACACTTCGCCGTCCCCAACCTAAACGAAGACGTCTTCGCCATCGGCGACATAGCCACATACCCCTACCATGGGCCCGGCACAGACCCAGCCGGAACCCACACGCGCATCGAACACTGGAACGTCGCGCAGAACGCCGGCCGCAGCGTTGCCCGCTCCATCACCCACTCCCCCGCCCCGTTGAGTTCTCTCAAGCCCAAAGCCTTTattccaatcttctggtccGCGCTGGGCGCGCAGCTGCGGTACTGTGGGAATACGCCTAAGGGGTGGGATGGGTTGGTGTTGAAGGGGGAGCCGGAGAATGCGAAGTTTGCGGCGTTTTATTGTCTCGGGGAGACGGTTGTTGCGGTTGCTAGTATGGCGATGGATCCGGTTATGGTGAAGTGTGCGGAGTTGATGAGAAGGGGGAATATGCCGAGTAAGTCGGAGATTGAGGGAGGTGTGGATGTGTTGAAGGTAGGGGTGCCGGAGGGCGTTAAGATTTAG
- a CDS encoding DNA-directed RNA polymerase I subunit RPA43 (COG:K;~EggNog:ENOG410PJB3;~InterPro:IPR036898,IPR041178;~PFAM:PF17875): MAVDAMDLDSNPPTTIDLPERKRKHKSQDSTSSTKKRKSDEKKSKSKPSSSTKSKNAGTKKTQTVPDSPYTLTTATLYLPLSPISISPTHALASLLAEHLSPLLLTYYPPLKGIVLAYSNASISSTPPSASSAAQSQDPSPQPLTLATSANEYGVLYVYLTATFLVFRPQRGQILEGWVNVQSEGFLGAVVLNLFSVGIERKRLPTNWKWIPPGEEAPAANKTDDESESDAPTKNFDPEKELFTPVSLASDANPLSETTSKPAREGQEAGEDESAEGYFQSVSGHRVCGTVRFRVLDIDVIPGTDRERGFMSIEGSMLSPEEEKRVVEDEKNGVLSTATPRRPAASAITMSGALAIAPATATVTVSEPEKIEEDQEQEQEQEQEPAVETPSKPKAKKSKSDDKDKSEKKEKKSKSKSDDKEKKEKKSKSKKVKEEK, encoded by the coding sequence ATGGCAGTCGACGCAATGGATCTCGACTCAAACCCACCCACCACAATTGATCTCCCCGAGCGCAAGCGCAAGCACAAGTCGCAAGACTCGACCTCCTCCACAAAGAAGCGCAAGTccgatgagaagaagagcaagagcaagCCCAGCTCCAGCACCAAGAGCAAGAATGCCGGGACAAAGAAAACGCAGACAGTACCGGACTCGCCATACACACTAACAACTGCGACGCTTTATCTCCCCCTGTCGCCTATCTCTATCTCTCCGACCCATGCGCTTGCATCGCTGCTGGCCGAGCACctttctcctctcctcttaACCTACTACCCGCCATTGAAGGGTATAGTCCTTGCGTACTCTAACGCCTCGATATCGTCCACGCCACCAAGCGCCTCCTCCGCAGCGCAGTCGCAAGACCCCAGCCCACAGCCATTGACTCTCGCAACATCCGCCAACGAATACGGTGTTCTCTACGTCTACCTGACAGCCACATTTCTCGTCTTCAGACCGCAGCGCGGTCAGATCCTCGAGGGTTGGGTAAACGTGCAATCTGAAGGCTTCCTAGGCGCGGTAGTCCTAAACCTGTTCTCCGTGGGCATCGAGCGGAAGCGCCTCCCAACGAATTGGAAATGGATCCCCCCAGGCGAGGAAGCCCccgcagccaacaaaacGGACGACGAAAGCGAATCCGACGCCCCAACTAAGAACTTCGACCCTGAAAAGGAGCTTTTCACCCCCGTCTCCCTAGCCTCGGACGCAAACCCTCTCTCGGAAACAACGTCTAAACCTGCCCGTGAAGGTCAAGAAGCAGGAGAAGATGAGTCCGCGGAAGGATACTTCCAGTCCGTCTCTGGCCACCGCGTTTGCGGAACCGTTCGTTTCCGTGTCCTTGATATCGATGTTATCCCCGGCACAGACCGCGAGCGCGGGTTTATGAGTATTGAGGGGAGCATGCTTTCGcccgaggaggagaagagagttgttgaggatgagaagaaTGGGGTTTTGAGCACGGCGACGCCGAGAAGGCCGGCGGCCAGTGCGATTACTATGTCTGGGGCGTTGGCGATTGCGCCTGCCACTGCGACTGTGACGGTTAGTGAGCCTGAGAAGATTGAAGAAGAtcaggagcaggagcaggagcaggagcaagAACCTGCCGTGGAAACGCCTAGTAAAccgaaggcgaagaagagcaagtCTGATGATAAGGATAAGtccgagaagaaggagaagaagtccAAGTCCAAGTCGGAtgacaaggagaagaaagagaaaaaatcgaagtcgaagaaggtgaaggaagagaaatgA
- a CDS encoding uncharacterized protein (COG:S;~EggNog:ENOG410PX8H), with product MSQEKDILTICGGPNTQQNERPSKSPIAHFITSKHQPQILSSPVTRILAVAHEQQANTNPWCFYLQSSPNTSICLDYQPSYSVPSTNIQGGSKANLILSELPYLLPPDAQADFALEVVPGLTVVGVYDRLVEHGHHKYEFDSKGVGCRLLGHRADGCFAERESHHR from the exons ATGAGCCAG GAAAAGGATATTCTGACAATCTGTGGAGGCCCAAACACACAACAAAATGAACGACCTTCAAAATCACCAATCGCCCACTTCATCACCTCCAAGCACCAACCCCAAATCCTCTCCTCACCAGTGACTCGCATTCTCGCAGTAGCTCACGAGCAACAAGCAAACACAAATCCGTGGTGTTTCTACCTCCAGTCATCCCCCAACACCTCCATCTGCCTGGACTATCAACCCAGCTACAGCGTTCCCAGCACTAACATCCAAGGCGGCTCCAAGGCAAACCTGATCCTCTCAGAGCTGCCGTATCTTCTGCCACCTGATGCACAGGCAGATTTTGCTCTGGAAGTTGTTCCGGGGCTGACGGTTGTGGGTGTTTATGATAGATTGGTTGAGCATGGGCATCATAAGTACGAGTTTGATTCGAAGGGTGTGGGGTGTAGGCTTTTGGGCCACAGAGCAGATGGATGTTTCGCTGAGAGAGAATCTCATCACAGATGA
- a CDS encoding J domain-containing protein (COG:O;~EggNog:ENOG410PKM2;~InterPro:IPR001623,IPR036869;~PFAM:PF00226;~TransMembrane:5 (o6-28i49-65o172-191i203-225o245-266i)), protein MSSILSFLGWAFLPNYATSLLQSIYYGITVRAGEPRPQPPSPRYGRHRRRIFILVITSYLLYTLYDTFHNVQVAGDFYRALGVSPLANDRTIKSRFRRLAAQHHPDKLGHGAGDGVYGSGGDDYFVFLKLAQDTLLDPAKRFAYDRFGPSILNWGNEKTMQDFLYAAMQRSIIPQYVGGFVTIIFLNFTWWSDWGRYWRFFTFAALLTLELTLITHSHLAVFTPASLLPEGLRNALNISDSPSFYLLPFQVLQIARQASIILHIFISQLTPPELAKKTSSTPGERLPTETIQKLGQVVNLSRATDLEATRLLQMGYAPFRGDKEGVAALRKGMKEGLVLSGVRSSPEVQQAVAEVVERRKRESKDE, encoded by the exons ATGTCGTCCATTCTCTCGTTCTTAGGGTGGGCGTTCCTTCCTAAC TATGCCACATCGCTCCTTCAAAGCATCTACTACGGAATCACCGTCCGCGCCGGCGAACCTCGACCCCAACCTCCCTCCCCACGATATGGGCGCCATCGCCGTCGCATTTTTATTTTAGTAATAACCAGCTACCTCCTATACACCCTGTACGATACCTTTCACAACGTCCAGGTCGCTGGCGACTTTTACCGCGCGCTGGGCGTCTCTCCGCTCGCCAACGACCGGACGATCAAGTCGCGCTTCCGACGACTGGCTGCGCAGCACCATCCAGACAAACTGGGTCATGGAGCAGGTGACGGTGTGTATGGTAGTGGCGGAGACGACTATTTCGTATTTTTGAAGCTGGCACAGGACACGCTTTTGGATCCGGCGAAGCGGTTTGCGTATGATCGGTTCGGACCTTCGATTTTGAACTGGGGGAATGAGAAGACGATGCAGGACTTCTTGTATGCGGCTATGCAGCGGTCGATAATTCCACAGTATGTGGGTGGTTTTGTGACAATTATCTTTTTGAACTTTACTTGGTGGTCGGATTGGGGGCGTTAC TGGCGCTTCTTCACCTTCGCGGCCCTCCTAACCCTCGAACTCACCCTGATCACCCATAGCCACCTCGCAGTCTTCACGCCCGCCTCCCTCCTCCCCGAAGGCCTCCGCAACGCCCTCAACATCTCCGACTCGCCCAGTTTCTACCTCCTCCCCTTCCAAGTCCTACAGATCGCCCGCCAAGCCTCTATTATACTACACATTTTCATTTCTCAACTCACACCACCAGAGTTAGCGAAGAAAACGTCCTCGACACCAGGAGAACGTCTCCCTACAGAGACCATACAGAAACTAGGCCAGGTGGTTAATCTTTCACGTGCGACGGATCTGGAAGCGACGAGGCTGTTGCAGATGGGTTATGCGCCATTTCGGGGCGATAAGGAGGGAGTTGCGGCGTTAAGGAAGGGTATGAAGGAGGGTTTGGTGTTGAGTGGTGTGAGGAGTAGTCCGGAGGTGCAGCAGGCTGTTGCGGAGGTTGTTGAGAGACGAAAGAGGGAGAGTAAGGATGAGTAG
- a CDS encoding uncharacterized protein (COG:S;~EggNog:ENOG410PIES;~InterPro:IPR018535;~PFAM:PF09362), protein MQGIPTLYYVNGSNYTAIKPYRFSAYYKELDSAEISIPQNLKLLAGNVSAMSHHQLDKNAGVQWFCDGSGVEGDSENDTDDAEFPTKTCREHLQVLLLFPDCANPKTLKYAYSANPDWVDGYGENRCPIGMYRIPHLRFSIRYDLRSILPDGWSGAPPLKLSCGVSYCMHGDFINGWLPKAADNMVKDAPSNDREYFHVHGPKDEDDQGSECDAQDADPSRGTSDYWMSVRMMGASGNSTMSSRHSAYHRLGL, encoded by the coding sequence ATGCAAGGGATCCCAACACTCTACTACGTGAATGGATCGAATTATACTGCAATCAAGCCTTACCGATTCAGCGCCTACTACAAGGAGCTCGATAGCGCCGAAATCTCAATCCCTCAAAATCTTAAGCTCCTAGCGGGAAATGTGAGCGCAATGTCTCATCACCAGCTCGACAAGAACGCCGGTGTCCAGTGGTTCTGTGACGGCAGCGGAGTAGAAGGAGACTCCGAAAACGACACAGACGACGCAGAGTTCCCCACCAAGACGTGCAGAGAGCATCTGCAAGTACTCCTACTCTTCCCTGACTGCGCGAATCCAAAGACCCTGAAGTACGCTTATTCGGCCAATCCGGACTGGGTAGACGGCTATGGCGAAAACCGCTGCCCGATTGGCATGTATCGGATTCCTCATTTGCGCTTTTCTATCCGTTATGACCTGCGGTCTATTCTTCCGGACGGTTGGTCTGGGGCACCTCCGCTGAAGCTTTCTTGTGGTGTCTCGTATTGTATGCACGGAGACTTCATCAACGGATGGCTTCCCAAGGCTGCGGATAATATGGTGAAGGACGCGCCGTCTAATGATCGCGAGTACTTCCATGTCCACGGTCCTAAAGACGAGGACGATCAGGGCTCGGAGTGTGACGCCCAGGACGCTGACCCCAGCCGCGGAACGAGTGACTACTGGATGAGTGTGAGGATGATGGGCGCGAGTGGGAATTCGACGATGTCTTCTCGACATTCGGCATATCATCGTTTAGGATTATAG
- a CDS encoding uncharacterized protein (COG:S;~EggNog:ENOG410PQU9;~InterPro:IPR013175;~PFAM:PF08193;~go_component: GO:0031011 - Ino80 complex [Evidence IEA];~go_process: GO:0006338 - chromatin remodeling [Evidence IEA]), with protein MASAPNGRSSRTGSTKTVIILKLSPELLSRFPSDSSKSTPTQATDSNMNTMNASSPVKEKEGSPASSMADAPVPPSDNASEANSTPAGAGSTETPRRKGLPGPKPGAKRGANQIDSAPKPRGKPGPKKKQKLDDGTVEQPKMNTGHRLGPKANAGAINAGLRALDRTGAPCRRWERKPLQLKSFTGILWQLPSWRAPKPPKVEENGDSRAAVLDAAETDSKVNNSASNVPSEKSNSGDGGLTPVPPPMVGASSPAIPMAT; from the exons ATGGCGTCAGCACCTAACGGTCGCTCCAGCCGGACAGGCAGCACTAAGACGGTCATCATTCTCAAGCTGTCACCTGAACTCTTGAGTCGATTTCCCAGTGATTCTTCGAAGAGCACACCTACCCAGGCCACCGACTCGAACATGAACACCATGAATGCTTCCTCTCCGGtcaaggagaaagagggcTCCCCTGCCTCGTCCATGGCGGATGCGCCCGTTCCCCCGTCAGACAACGCTTCGGAAGCGAACTCGACGCCTGCAGGCGCAGGGTCCACGGAGACTCCTCGCCGGAAGGGATTGCCAGGCCCAAAGCCGGGAGCCAAGCGAGGAGCCAACCAGATTGACTCGGCACCCAAGCCTAGAGGGAAGCCCGGcccgaaaaagaagcaaaaact TGACGATGGAACTGTGGAACAACCCAAAATGAACACCGGTCACCGACTCGGACCCAAAGCCAACGCTGGTGCCATTAACGCCGGTCTCCGTGCCCTAGATCGCACCGGTGCCCCTTGTCGCCGGTGGGAGCGCAAGCCCTTGCAATTGAAGAGCTTTACCGGGATCCTCTGGCAGCTACCTAGCTGGCGAGCACCTAAGCCTCCAAAGGTCGAAGAGAACGGTGACTCCAGAGCTGCTGTTCTTGACGCGGCTGAAACCGATAGTAAGGTCAACAACAGTGCCAGCAACGTCCCTAGCGAAAAGAGCAACTCGGGGGATGGCGGTCTTACCCCCGTTCCTCCACCAATGGTCGGAGCATCGTCTCCAGCCATTCCTATGGCTACCTAG
- a CDS encoding putative Ran-binding protein (RanBP10) (COG:S;~EggNog:ENOG410PIJK;~InterPro:IPR024964,IPR035782,IPR043136,IPR013320, IPR001870,IPR003877,IPR006594,IPR006595,IPR013144;~PFAM:PF10607,PF00622;~go_function: GO:0005515 - protein binding [Evidence IEA]): MSSIPSSPPGATSLSAGGSRAAPPTVTTATPSPLSNPPPSYLLSSNLRRLSYASALSGAATTSENTTTDRLSWNPPDNHRHHRLYLPPPFRHQLQDHNHNLLQNPFSDGQTSFSPLLLNADMQMNSAAWRSGMTATYPSNNNTTTTTTERPLPPYSRKFASYPPYNNYNNTFLHGPGSLHDPFNPSPFFTPSYLQNSSYAARLQSDHRARIARIASGENDDIPLPSNPFSTLSSSSSSASSHANLPRIAPSHRGMTHEVIEREPPSIDDHVPPLPTRWSETDKYPTLEMMHGGLELRYTGPLNKHEHEAAAARTDYPMPPQCGIYYFEVTILSKPKDGMIGIGFSGGKASNERLPGWETDSWAYHGDDGKSFFGENQGQGRPYGPTFGVNDTVGCGVNFATGCAFFTKNGVFLGNAFRELKNMKLYPSVGMKKHPTVHLISNFGQQSFMFDIDGMVKREKAAIYSDISRTSASNLRPPLGEDALLHELVAQFLAHDGYIETARAFAEEVASETAALNDHGDPLKKYEVEEDLEAINRQKIRAAILDGDIDKALKYTNAYYPKVLEDYPHIQFKLRCRKFLEMMRQSNDLSMAAAAKRSKSASNGVSDGNAGYGQEMEVDDQTQDGDGWEADGMDTDDPEAAAKFQTLLTEAVQYGQQLRMDYLTDERGGNKKMLDDIFSLVAYPDPRRSVHGHYLDPAGRVAVAEELNSVILVSLGKASSAALERVYQQTEALMNEVSDEGGAGAFINVRNDILL; the protein is encoded by the exons ATGAGTTCCAttccatcatcaccaccaggAGCAACATCATTATCGGCCGGTGGATCTCGAGCAGCTCCTCCGACAGTAACGACTGCGACTCCCTCACCACTCTCCAATCCCCCTCCCAGCTATCTACTCTCCTCCAACCTCCGCCGTTTGTCCTACGCTTCTGCTCTATCGGGCGCCGCGACTACATCTGAGAATACTACTACTGACCGTTTATCGTGGAATCCGCCTGACaaccatcgtcatcatcgtctttATCTTCCCCCGCCTTTCCGTCATCAGCTGCAGGACCACAACCACAATCTCCTCCAGAATCCCTTCTCTGACGGCCAGACTTCATTCTCCCCTTTGCTTCTAAATGCCGATATGCAGATGAATTCAGCTGCTTGGAGGTCGGGAATGACGGCGACATACCCTAGCAATAATAATACAACGACGACTACGACCGAACGTCCCCTACCTCCCTACTCTCGAAAATTCGCTAGTTATCCCCCGTACAACAATTATAATAATACATTCCTTCACGGTCCCGGCAGCTTGCACGATCCTTTCAATCCCTCCCCATTTTTCACCCCTTCCTACCTCCAAAACTCAAGCTACGCCGCCCGACTGCAGTCCGACCATCGAGCTCGAATCGCTCGAATCGCATCCGGCGAGAACGATGATATCCCCCTCCCGTCGAATCCTTTTTCAACgctatcttcttcctcttcctccgcctCGAGCCATGCGAATTTACCCCGGATTGCTCCATCCCATCGCGGCATGACCCATGAGGTCATCGAGCGAGAACCTCCCAGCATCGACGACCATGTTCCTCCGCTGCCGACTCGATGGAGTGAGACGGATAAGTACCCGACACTGGAGATGATGCATGGGGGTCTGGAGCTTCGGTACACAGGACCGCTCAATAAGCATGAGCATGAAGCAGCTGCGGCGCGTACGGATTATCCGATGCCGCCGCAGTGTGGGATCTATTATTTTGAGGTTACGATTTTGTCGAAACCGAAGGATGG AATGATTGGAATCGGGTTCTCTGGTGGTAAAGCGTCGAACGAGAGACTCCCCGGGTGGGAGACAGACTCGTGGGCCTATCATGGAGATGACGGCAAATCATTCTTTGGAGAGAATCAGGGACAGGGGCGACCGTATGGTCCAACGTTCGGTGTGAATGATACAGTCGGCTGTGGTGTAAACTTTGCCACGGGATGTGCGTTCTTCACCAAGAACGGTGTCTTTCTTG GAAATGCGTTCCGGGAATTGAAAAATATGAAGTTGTATCCGTCAGTAGGGATGAAGAAACATCCTACTGTTCATCTGATCTCCAACTTTGGGCAACAGTCATTCATGTTTGATATTGATGGCATGGTTAAG AGAGAAAAAGCGGCGATATATTCGGATATCAGTCGCACCAGTGCTTCGAATCTCCGTCCCCCATTGGGCGAGGACGCACTTCTTCATGAACTGGTGGCCCAGTTCCTGGCACATGATGGCTACATAGAAACAGCCCGTGCATTTGCTGAAGAAGTGGCATCTGAGACAGCGGCATTGAacgaccatggagacccatTGAAAAAGTACGAAGTGGAAGAGGACCTCGAAGCGATTAACCGGCAGA AAATCCGGGCAGCTATCCTGGATGGCGATATCGATaaagctctgaaatacacTAATGCCTACTACCCCAAAGTCCTGGAAGACTACCCTCACATTCAATTTAAATTACGATGTCGCAAGTTCTTAGAGATGATGCGTCAATCGAACGATCTGTCGATGGCAGCCGCAGCCAAGCGCAGCAAGTCAGCTTCCAACGGAGTCTCCGACGGTAACGCTGGGTATGGTCAGGAGATGGAAGTGGACGACCAAACGCAAGACGGAGACGGATGGGAAGCCGATGGCATGGATACGGACGATccagaagcagcagccaagTTCCAGACATTGTTGACGGAGGCCGTGCAGTACGGACAGCAGCTGCGCATGGACTACCTGACCGATGAACGAGGGGGGAACAAAAAAATGTTGGACGACATATTTTCCCTAGTGGCATATCCGGATCCACGACGATCAGTTCACGGACATTATCTGGACCCAGCTGGAAGAGTGGCGGTTGCTGAAGAGCTGAACTCGGTCATTTTAG TCTCTTTAGGGAAAGCATCGTCGGCGGCGCTGGAGCGAGTTTACCAGCAAACGGAAGCACTGATGAACGAGGTTAGTGACGAAGGGGGTGCGGGGGCGTTTATCAATGTTCGAAATGATATTTTGCTATGA